One part of the Arachidicoccus terrestris genome encodes these proteins:
- a CDS encoding DUF2490 domain-containing protein, whose product MEILIKKDNLLSRFIALFLIGLCMSEKAGAQISPPGLSDTRLASWMAIGLDQSFGKNKAWQSVSYVGYGFMSNPHGSYSLFEKPSMLILNEEMKRKLSDHFSITGALSYREQYLYTDGAPYHKADPSAKREIRLYGKFAYGWKTGKTKWNLDFRPEFRKFFLPVYASDDTRHALRARFKLKSTVPLSSNKEHFLILSAESLFQNERTQPNGHSKWTGFFYDDSRFCAYYRYAPDNWPLYAEIGYMNNLTEKNPTYSMHHIGLDIVFKDIF is encoded by the coding sequence ATGGAAATATTAATTAAAAAAGACAATCTCCTTTCGCGATTTATTGCACTTTTCCTTATCGGGCTTTGTATGTCTGAAAAAGCTGGCGCACAGATTTCTCCTCCAGGGCTAAGTGATACCCGGCTGGCATCCTGGATGGCAATAGGCCTGGATCAATCCTTTGGAAAAAACAAAGCCTGGCAGTCTGTCTCTTATGTGGGTTATGGTTTTATGAGTAACCCTCATGGCAGTTATTCTCTTTTTGAAAAACCTTCCATGCTAATTTTAAATGAAGAGATGAAAAGGAAACTATCTGACCATTTTAGTATAACCGGCGCACTCAGTTACAGGGAGCAATATCTCTATACAGACGGTGCTCCTTATCACAAAGCTGACCCAAGTGCAAAAAGGGAGATCAGGCTCTATGGCAAGTTTGCTTATGGCTGGAAAACAGGTAAAACTAAGTGGAACCTGGATTTTCGGCCAGAGTTCAGAAAATTCTTTTTACCTGTATATGCTTCAGATGATACAAGACATGCCTTGAGAGCCAGATTTAAACTTAAATCTACAGTACCTCTATCCTCCAATAAAGAGCATTTTCTGATTCTTTCTGCAGAAAGCCTTTTTCAGAATGAAAGAACGCAGCCCAATGGCCATTCGAAATGGACTGGCTTTTTCTATGACGACAGCAGATTTTGCGCTTATTACCGATACGCGCCGGACAATTGGCCTCTGTATGCCGAAATCGGATATATGAATAACCTGACAGAGAAAAACCCCACCTACTCCATGCACCATATCGGACTCGATATCGTCTTCAAAGATATTTTCTAA
- a CDS encoding lactonase family protein — MRENKFFLLVGTYTNGNASEGIYVYDFDDTSGRMTEVSHTNHVANPSYMALSANGKYLYAVNENTDESSKGMISAFSFNDKTGQLDFLNTQPTNGDAPCYVSIDSLGKNVAEANYNGGNFSIYKTDTSGKLWPATQIIAHKGTSANKKIQTQSHVHSTIFSPDQKYLFVCDLGNDTLYQYPFQINNLLPVDEAGAVKYKIPAGYGPRHIAFSPNGKSAYLLNELDAQLMVYRWENDSLTYLQTLASTTVEDTANADKGSSAIRVSPDGRFVYTSNRGKANDLAIFAVQPDGLLKEVAHQATGPHPRDFILDPTGHFLLVASRDDNTVRVYKRNVETGLLTQTPQMITLPKPVALLFAKKNK; from the coding sequence ATGAGAGAAAACAAGTTTTTTTTATTGGTAGGGACCTATACAAACGGAAATGCGAGTGAAGGAATATATGTATACGACTTTGATGACACAAGCGGCCGGATGACAGAAGTGTCACATACCAACCACGTAGCGAATCCATCCTATATGGCATTATCTGCCAATGGTAAATATCTCTACGCAGTTAACGAGAATACAGATGAAAGTTCAAAAGGAATGATCTCTGCATTTTCATTTAATGATAAGACCGGACAGTTAGATTTTTTAAATACTCAGCCGACCAATGGGGATGCACCATGTTATGTGTCGATTGATTCATTGGGGAAAAACGTAGCTGAAGCCAATTATAACGGCGGTAATTTTTCTATTTATAAAACAGATACCAGCGGCAAGCTCTGGCCTGCTACTCAGATTATTGCTCACAAGGGTACGAGTGCCAATAAAAAAATACAAACACAGTCTCATGTTCATTCTACTATATTTTCTCCTGACCAGAAATATTTATTTGTCTGTGATTTAGGTAATGACACGCTGTATCAATATCCTTTTCAAATCAACAATCTCTTACCTGTAGATGAAGCGGGTGCTGTTAAGTATAAAATTCCTGCCGGATATGGACCAAGACATATTGCCTTTTCTCCGAATGGTAAGTCTGCCTACCTTTTAAATGAATTAGATGCCCAGCTCATGGTTTATCGGTGGGAGAATGATTCTCTGACCTATTTACAGACACTTGCCTCCACGACCGTTGAGGATACGGCAAATGCAGATAAAGGCTCCTCTGCTATTCGCGTTTCTCCGGACGGCAGATTCGTTTATACCTCTAATCGGGGAAAAGCCAATGATCTGGCCATATTTGCTGTGCAGCCGGACGGTTTATTGAAAGAAGTCGCTCATCAGGCGACCGGTCCTCATCCCAGAGACTTCATTCTTGACCCTACTGGGCATTTTTTACTCGTCGCTTCAAGGGATGATAATACAGTTAGAGTATATAAAAGAAATGTTGAAACTGGACTTCTTACACAGACACCACAAATGATCACACTGCCTAAGCCGGTCGCCCTGCTATTTGCTAAAAAAAATAAGTAG
- the dcp gene encoding peptidyl-dipeptidase Dcp codes for MNKITKISMAPLAAAILLVSACGNNSQRTKNKPIVDTLTKDNPFLQASTLAYQTPDFSKIKDGDFKPAIIEGMKRQLEEIKKITDNPDSATFLNTLVPLEQSGKLLERAKNIFNLLTGANTNDYLQKTQEELAPLQAAHQDAIYLNKALFDRISTVHDHLDRSNLDAESKRLVDYYYQEFVLAGAKLSEADKTQLKQYNEQEASLSAKFTNQLLAAGKAGAYIANSKDELAGLSDGAIAAAAEDAKAADLDGKWLLPLQNTTQQPALSSLTNRSTRERLFELSWNRAEKNDSNDTRKTIATIAQIRAKKAALMGYPSYAAWKLQDQMAKTPAAVDEFFASLVPASVKKAQQEAADIQKVIDSTHGGFQLTPYDWDFYADQVRKARYDLDENEVKPYFELNKVLEDGVFYAATQLYGITFKERKDLPVYQKDVRVFELFDKDKTPMGLFYCDYFKRDNKSGGAWMDNLVTQSKLLGTKPVIYNVGNFTKPAPGQPALISFDDVITMFHEFGHALHGFFADQQYPSLSGTNVARDFVEFPSQFNEHWALEPSILKHYAVHYKTGQTIPQALVDKIKKASTFNQGYMLTELLAAAALDLQWHKLKADAPLQNVDSFEVHALQKTGLYMQQVPPRYRSSYFLHIWGNGYAASYYAYLWTEMLDDDAFEWFKEHGGLTRANGQRFRDMILSKGNTEDLEKLYRDFRGQAPSIKPMEANRGLLE; via the coding sequence ATGAATAAAATAACTAAGATCTCAATGGCACCTCTGGCGGCAGCCATATTGCTAGTGAGCGCCTGCGGAAACAATAGCCAGCGAACAAAAAATAAGCCTATAGTGGACACATTAACAAAAGACAATCCTTTTTTACAGGCCAGCACACTCGCCTATCAGACACCGGACTTTTCAAAAATCAAAGATGGAGATTTTAAGCCAGCCATCATTGAGGGTATGAAAAGGCAGTTGGAGGAAATCAAAAAAATCACCGACAATCCCGATTCCGCCACGTTTTTAAATACCCTCGTTCCTCTGGAGCAAAGTGGCAAATTACTGGAAAGGGCCAAGAATATATTTAATCTTCTTACAGGCGCAAACACTAATGATTACCTACAGAAAACCCAGGAAGAGTTGGCGCCGCTGCAAGCAGCCCATCAAGATGCTATTTATTTGAACAAGGCATTATTTGATAGAATTTCCACAGTGCATGACCATCTGGATCGGTCAAATCTGGATGCCGAGTCGAAAAGATTAGTAGATTATTATTATCAGGAGTTTGTCTTGGCAGGAGCCAAGTTATCTGAGGCGGATAAAACTCAGCTCAAACAATACAATGAACAGGAGGCTTCTCTCAGTGCCAAGTTTACCAATCAATTACTAGCCGCAGGCAAAGCAGGCGCTTACATAGCCAATAGCAAAGATGAATTAGCCGGATTGTCTGATGGAGCTATTGCCGCCGCGGCAGAAGATGCCAAGGCAGCCGATCTGGATGGCAAATGGCTGTTGCCTTTGCAAAACACAACACAGCAACCTGCGTTGAGTTCATTGACGAACCGGTCCACGAGAGAAAGACTTTTTGAACTTTCCTGGAACCGGGCAGAGAAAAACGACAGTAATGACACCCGTAAAACCATCGCCACCATTGCCCAAATCCGGGCAAAAAAGGCAGCTTTAATGGGTTACCCTAGTTATGCAGCCTGGAAATTACAAGATCAGATGGCTAAAACCCCAGCAGCAGTAGATGAGTTTTTCGCCAGTCTGGTTCCCGCCTCCGTTAAAAAAGCTCAGCAAGAAGCTGCCGATATTCAAAAAGTCATAGACTCCACGCATGGAGGCTTTCAACTGACGCCCTATGATTGGGATTTTTATGCCGACCAAGTCAGAAAGGCAAGATATGATTTGGATGAAAATGAAGTCAAGCCATATTTCGAGCTCAATAAGGTACTGGAAGACGGCGTATTCTATGCAGCCACTCAGCTCTATGGCATTACTTTCAAAGAAAGAAAGGACTTACCGGTCTATCAAAAAGATGTGCGGGTATTTGAGCTGTTTGACAAAGATAAAACACCGATGGGCCTGTTCTACTGTGATTACTTTAAAAGAGACAATAAATCCGGGGGTGCATGGATGGACAATCTGGTTACACAGTCAAAATTACTCGGCACCAAACCGGTTATTTATAATGTGGGCAATTTTACCAAACCAGCGCCTGGTCAACCGGCACTAATTAGCTTCGATGATGTGATTACAATGTTCCATGAATTTGGACACGCATTACACGGATTTTTTGCGGACCAGCAATACCCCAGTCTTTCAGGGACAAATGTAGCCCGGGACTTTGTCGAATTTCCGTCTCAGTTTAATGAACATTGGGCATTGGAGCCATCTATACTTAAGCACTATGCGGTGCATTACAAAACCGGGCAGACCATTCCACAGGCCTTGGTGGATAAAATCAAAAAGGCCAGTACTTTCAACCAGGGTTATATGCTAACCGAACTGTTAGCTGCTGCCGCGTTAGATCTGCAATGGCACAAATTAAAAGCCGACGCCCCTTTGCAGAATGTAGACAGTTTTGAAGTACATGCTTTACAGAAAACTGGCTTGTATATGCAGCAAGTACCACCCCGTTACCGGTCCAGCTATTTTCTACATATTTGGGGCAATGGTTACGCTGCCAGCTATTATGCTTATCTGTGGACAGAAATGCTGGATGATGATGCATTTGAATGGTTTAAAGAGCACGGCGGTCTGACCAGGGCAAATGGCCAGCGTTTTAGGGATATGATCCTTTCCAAGGGCAATACCGAAGATCTGGAAAAGCTGTATCGCGATTTCAGAGGCCAGGCACCCAGCATCAAACCCATGGAAGCAAACAGAGGATTATTGGAATAG
- a CDS encoding DUF1266 domain-containing protein: MRHLIICLWGFSILAAFISCGPDDQHTDSQDQSTQTTHIQIKDDTLKGFMLSGVYFVQGYGGPEKFETKLKTLINQDHSKAPFLTLLDSAYHKTMVFPFARSANEKVDSRNTLSNWFQINSQHDFFLFLNNLKDSGFQAHFEICKKALDANGGKNANVKSINLKANNLPEGSDVLLQFVKDHYEEFSPAGIKAWNIGLYVYIVNLGYSAEYVDAVNGKSLIMEQLKIAEEHYKNWTTYFSDFMLGREFSGVAKSENEVYRTAIKGMLQGHYSMYSYMPL, encoded by the coding sequence ATGCGACATCTTATCATTTGTTTATGGGGATTCTCCATACTGGCGGCTTTTATCAGCTGTGGGCCAGATGACCAACATACGGATTCTCAGGACCAAAGCACGCAGACCACCCACATCCAGATTAAAGACGACACCTTAAAGGGCTTTATGCTTTCAGGGGTGTACTTCGTGCAAGGTTACGGAGGTCCGGAGAAGTTTGAGACAAAACTTAAAACGTTGATTAATCAGGATCATTCCAAGGCACCGTTTCTCACATTGCTTGACAGTGCTTATCACAAAACGATGGTTTTCCCGTTTGCCCGCTCGGCAAATGAAAAGGTGGATTCCAGAAACACGCTTTCCAACTGGTTCCAGATTAATAGCCAGCACGACTTTTTCCTCTTTTTAAATAATTTAAAAGATAGCGGCTTCCAGGCCCATTTCGAAATATGTAAAAAAGCCCTGGACGCCAACGGAGGCAAAAATGCCAATGTTAAATCCATCAACCTGAAAGCCAACAACCTACCGGAAGGCAGTGATGTCCTGCTACAATTTGTCAAGGATCATTATGAAGAATTCTCTCCGGCAGGCATCAAAGCCTGGAACATCGGGTTATATGTGTATATTGTTAATCTGGGATATTCAGCAGAATACGTGGATGCAGTCAATGGCAAATCCCTGATCATGGAGCAGCTTAAGATCGCGGAAGAGCACTATAAAAACTGGACGACATATTTTAGTGATTTTATGCTGGGTCGTGAGTTTTCAGGTGTTGCAAAATCCGAGAATGAGGTATACAGAACAGCCATCAAAGGCATGCTGCAGGGACATTATAGCATGTATTCTTACATGCCACTCTGA